From one Sphingomonas sp. BT-65 genomic stretch:
- a CDS encoding circularly permuted type 2 ATP-grasp protein, protein MASVVATSLFDAATIAARWVAAYRAATPATDMLYAAGLDDPAWNALFEELAGRSGDDLVNARERAQRHAEDIGTGFRIAGEVEERRWPLSPIPLLIAKREWDTIATGVAQRADLLEALLADCYGEQKLVSGGYLPAALVTGSPYFLRPMAGLAPPGGYHLNFVAVDLCRGPSGEWRVLSDQLRAPVGAGYALENRLAMSRLLGGLQTRLNIERHAPFFAAFREGLAARCRRAEPRIGLLTPGRFNPSYAEQAHLARYLGFPLVEGGDLAVLDDRVYLRTIAGLKRVDALWHRVDPRMIDPLAFDSHSGIGVPGLIDAMAADEVVVTNSPGAGMLEAPAFAAFLPRLCTRLTGEQLKLANIATWWCGQERERQEVAGDLDNMLIAPAFGVATNVLGDGSAVLGSDMPGAQRAALLADFERRPQDYVGREVVRLSTMPVVGEGGLAARPFTLRVFAARRADGGWHVLPGGFAQIGEHADERAAVMGEGSWSADVIVHGPDPVTPVTLLPSDDTTQLRRNPGTLPSRVADNLFWLGRYLERGEALLGVIRSLLGHSISADTGAALSVETVRQLVDLVVEKGAAPAPASFRRADLNHFSRMAMEAADGWYSVRAINRQARGIGAVSRDRLSADMIKLLDAPFPTKGGALDRAGSLQRRYYALAGLGAEHLGRTDAWRFHDLGRRVERAMGAIRAIGAFGHAGATSDDLSTLLDLADSQISYRQRYLTGIARVPVLDLVALDPGNPRGIAYQVAAICDHLAKLPVLSDDGLAEPQQAQAAELTAIVAITQAAALDEGKLAEIGNRLASLSDAIARRYFLQGSEPLRAAGLVLA, encoded by the coding sequence TTGGCGAGCGTAGTGGCGACATCCCTGTTCGATGCGGCCACCATCGCCGCGCGCTGGGTGGCCGCCTACCGCGCCGCGACCCCCGCGACCGACATGCTCTACGCTGCCGGGCTCGACGATCCGGCATGGAATGCGCTGTTCGAGGAACTGGCCGGTCGCTCGGGCGACGATCTCGTCAACGCGCGCGAGCGGGCGCAGCGCCACGCCGAGGATATCGGCACCGGCTTCCGCATCGCGGGCGAGGTTGAGGAGCGCCGCTGGCCGCTCTCACCGATCCCGCTGCTGATCGCCAAGCGCGAATGGGACACGATCGCCACCGGTGTCGCGCAGCGCGCCGACCTGCTCGAAGCGCTGCTCGCCGATTGCTATGGCGAGCAGAAGCTGGTGTCGGGCGGTTATCTCCCCGCCGCGCTGGTTACCGGCAGCCCTTATTTCCTGCGGCCGATGGCGGGCCTCGCGCCGCCGGGCGGCTATCACCTGAACTTCGTCGCGGTCGATCTATGTCGCGGGCCGTCGGGCGAATGGCGCGTGCTGTCCGACCAACTCCGTGCGCCCGTCGGGGCGGGCTATGCGCTCGAGAACCGGCTCGCCATGTCGCGGCTGCTCGGCGGCCTGCAGACCCGGCTCAACATCGAGCGGCACGCGCCCTTCTTCGCCGCCTTCCGTGAGGGGCTCGCCGCGCGCTGCCGTCGCGCCGAACCGCGGATCGGACTGCTCACACCGGGCCGGTTCAACCCCAGCTATGCCGAGCAGGCGCATCTCGCGCGCTATCTCGGCTTTCCGCTGGTCGAGGGTGGCGACCTCGCCGTGCTCGACGACCGCGTCTATCTGCGCACCATCGCGGGCCTCAAGCGCGTCGATGCGCTGTGGCATCGCGTCGATCCGCGGATGATCGACCCGCTCGCCTTCGATTCGCATTCGGGGATCGGCGTGCCGGGGCTGATCGATGCGATGGCGGCGGACGAGGTGGTGGTGACCAACTCGCCGGGCGCCGGGATGCTCGAGGCGCCGGCCTTCGCCGCCTTCCTGCCGCGCCTGTGTACCCGGCTGACCGGCGAGCAATTGAAGCTCGCCAACATCGCGACCTGGTGGTGCGGGCAGGAGCGTGAGCGGCAAGAGGTCGCGGGCGATCTCGACAACATGCTGATCGCGCCGGCGTTCGGCGTGGCGACCAATGTGCTTGGCGACGGCTCGGCGGTGCTCGGTTCCGACATGCCCGGGGCGCAGCGCGCCGCGCTGCTCGCCGATTTCGAGCGGCGGCCGCAGGACTATGTCGGGCGCGAGGTGGTGCGCCTCTCGACCATGCCGGTGGTGGGCGAGGGCGGCCTGGCTGCGCGGCCGTTCACGCTGCGCGTCTTCGCGGCGCGGCGGGCCGATGGCGGCTGGCACGTGCTGCCCGGCGGCTTCGCGCAGATCGGCGAGCATGCCGACGAGCGCGCCGCGGTGATGGGCGAGGGCAGCTGGTCGGCCGACGTCATCGTCCATGGCCCTGATCCGGTGACCCCGGTGACGCTGCTGCCGTCGGACGACACCACCCAGTTGCGCCGCAATCCCGGCACGCTGCCCAGCCGCGTTGCCGACAATCTCTTCTGGCTCGGCCGCTATCTCGAGCGCGGCGAGGCGCTGCTCGGCGTGATCCGTTCGCTGCTCGGCCATTCGATCAGCGCCGACACCGGCGCCGCGCTCTCGGTCGAGACGGTGCGCCAGCTGGTCGATCTGGTGGTGGAGAAGGGCGCGGCGCCCGCGCCGGCGAGCTTCCGCCGCGCCGATCTCAACCATTTTTCGCGCATGGCGATGGAGGCGGCCGACGGCTGGTACAGCGTACGCGCGATCAACCGCCAAGCGCGCGGCATTGGCGCAGTGAGCCGCGACCGGCTGTCGGCCGACATGATCAAGCTGCTCGACGCGCCATTTCCGACGAAGGGCGGGGCACTCGACCGGGCGGGATCACTCCAGCGGCGCTATTATGCGCTGGCCGGGCTCGGCGCCGAGCATCTCGGGCGGACCGATGCCTGGCGCTTTCACGATCTCGGCCGGCGGGTCGAGCGTGCGATGGGAGCGATCCGGGCGATCGGTGCGTTCGGCCATGCCGGCGCCACGAGCGACGATCTCTCGACCCTGCTCGATCTCGCCGACAGCCAGATCAGCTACCGTCAGCGCTACCTCACTGGCATCGCGCGGGTGCCGGTGCTCGACCTCGTCGCGCTCGATCCCGGCAATCCGCGCGGCATCGCCTATCAGGTCGCGGCGATCTGCGACCATCTCGCGAAGCTCCCGGTGCTGTCCGACGACGGCCTCGCCGAGCCGCAGCAGGCCCAGGCGGCCGAGCTTACCGCGATCGTCGCGATTACCCAGGCGGCAGCGCTCGACGAGGGCAAGCTCGCCGAGATTGGCAACCGGCTGGCGTCGCTCTCCGACGCGATCGCGCGGCGCTATTTCCTGCAGGGTTCGGAACCGCTGCGCGCCGCCGGGCTTGTTCTCGCCTGA